TTTAGAAGTCAATCTATATATAATTGTTTGGTActataaaaattttattttacgGAGTTATAATTTAACTTTTTTGGTATGTTATGATTCGCCACCACCTTTTGCATTGGAGACCCACCACTGTGAATTCACCAATGACTAGGGTTAGACATAGTTTTCATCCCTAGTATGAATCCCATAAGTATTTCCTATCGAATTATCACTTATTTGCAAAATATTTTTCCTTATCATGCCTCCTCACTACAATCAAAGTGTTTTATTGTAATATTGAAAAGTCCTACTATTTCATATTTCTAATAACTTAACAGTAACTAAAATGgattaaaattttgaaaataaatgactAAAATATCACACGCACAAACACACACTATTTGTTCCCCAGTTCTCCTTTCTCACTTTCTCTTTTGCACAATCGGTTGGTCGCATCCGCATATGAAATTCCCGATTTGTCCTCAACCATGCCGGCCTCAGCATCATCGGCGCCGCCGCCTCCGACTCACAGCCGTCGCGAGGATCTAATCGGAAAATTGAGCTCTTCCTCCACCGATACAAAGCTCAAAGCCCTTCGCGACCTCAAAAATCAAATCATCGGTAACCGTACGAAGAAGCTTTGTTTCCTCAAACTCGGTGCCGTTCCTTTAATTACCACTATCCTCTCTTCCGCCGCCGGTACGGCTGGTTCTGCATGTGCCGGTGATATCGTGGAACTTAACGATTCGCTTATTATTCAATCGGCTGCTGCTATCGGTAGCTTTGCGTGTGGCTTTGATGACGGCGTTAAAGCTGTTTTAGATGCCGgtgcttttcctcttcttcttcgcCTTATTTCTTATCCTAATGATAAGGTAAATTTCCATTTTTTTGTTGCTCTTTTACTCTTTTTTGTTTGCGTTTTGGCTCTATTATGAAGCAAATTATTAGTTGTATAATTTCTTTCAACATTTAATGCtagatttttaaatttttatatttgCCTAATTCTTCTGTTTGTAGTACCAGAGTTAAATCTTAATTTCGAATTTTCAGCCTTTTTCGCGCTTACATCTAATTTTCAGAttaaaatctttaaaaacttAGGTGAAATAGATTCCTTCGTTAGATTTTAGAATCTGAACAGAAAATTTATAATAGAACAAGGTAAGTTTGATTCTTTATATTTTCTTTTCCCTCTTTGCTTGGTTTTACATTACTTATGTGGCTAATCAGTTTAAAATAAGTTGAAAGTAGTTAAGGGGAAGAGTAGATGAAGTAGTTGTTTTACTGTTCTTCAGACGAGGCCTTACCTTTTGACTGATATGTCCCATAATCATTTTTTCACGAGTATATTTCATGATTGGCCTTACTGAGATCTGATGCAGGTGGTGGATGCTGCTGCTCGTTCCCTTAAGTTTATTTATCAGTCAAAGTTAGCCCCAAGGTATGATTTTCTGCAGGGGAATAATATGACATTCATCTGGTCGCTATTGAATAGTGAAAATGAGAATGTGACTGGACTTGGTGCAAGTATCATTACACATTCTTGCCAGACAAGTTTGGAGCAGAAGGCATTAAGCGATTCTGGTGTTTTAAAGAAACTCACTTACATGCTTGGAGGGTCTGTAACTCAAACAGATGCTAGTCTAGAGTCTGTTGCCACTATCCTTAAGGGAAATCCTGACGTCGTTTCAAAGTTCACGGAGCCTGAAAATGGAGGAGCATTGGAGACTATTACTGAATTGACCAAGGATAAAAGTGCCCGGACAAGATTGCTTGCTTGCATATGCTTGATTGTCATAAAGAACTCTGCTCCCTCTTGCCTTCAAAGTTTACGAATCAAAACAAAATTGATATTAATACTACTTGAGCTTCTTGAGGATGATCATGTTGGAGCCGAAGCTCCTTTTGCCTTGTCTAGTTTAATTGCAGAAAAGGAGGATTTGCAATTATTAGCATTCGAGGCAAATGTTATTGATAAGCTTGTCAACCACCTGCGAAGAGGTCCATTACAGTCGAGACGTTTAGAGGGTATACTTATTGCTTTGGCTAACATGTGCTCCAGATTGGAACGGTGCAGGGATCGGCTTCTGTCATTAGAGGTCAGTTGCTTCACAATGCATAAAGACTTGTTTTGTCGTGTATATTGTCATTGTGTGGCAGTGAGGCTGCAAGGGAAAAAATTTAATTCTGATTTCTGCACTTGGGCCTTGTTTGCCTGTTCCCGACTTCGTAGATAAAGAAAGTAATGGATATTAATCCACTGAGCTGAATCTAGAATTAAGCTTTTAAATGATAAATGCTGATAGATTCAGTTGAAATGAGTATGTTAATTCTACATCTTGTAAAAGTAAGTGGCATaaatttcatttcattttttgtaCTTAGAGCTGCAACTGAATCAAATGTAGCTGAATCCTTAACTGTTTCACTTTGCTCAAATCATTTAACTTGAATTGAAGtgttggttagatttgagctCAAGTTGTATGCTTGAATGCATATATGATAGGCTTGAGCTCGTCTCATAAGCTTGGCAGTTAATTGAAACTATGGACTGAATTTGAGCTTGAATCATCAGTCTTGTATAAAATATTCTTTGTAGATAGCTGAAGTTAAACGATGAGCCTGGTTTTGGTACAAGGGAGAACAATAAAGGAGTGTTTTGAGATGCAAAAAGCGCAAAGTAACCGGACTTCAAGCGAGAAAGGAAGTGCACACCTCATTGAAGTGAAGTgcatatttttgcaaaaatacacAGAAGAATTACCGTCATGCACAAAATAAATTTTCATACCATTAAATAACAACTTATATTAACTTACAAAGTCGAGTAAATAATATAAGCATAGAGTCAATGCAGACCAAGGTCACCAATGTATTTTTTATGTTAAAAGGAGGATAAATGCGAATTAATGCACAAAAACTAAGTCATAACACAACAAAAGCAATAGGAATTAATCCTCTTCCTCCTCAAGATTGATCATATCCATCAATATCTTATAATTGTATTTGCCGTCTTCCTCCATTTTCATATTCTTTATCTACTAGAGTCTGTTTTGATGACGTAGAAGTTGCTATTCCTTACTCTATTTATTGGAGCTTGAATTTTGGCTCAAACCATACAAGTCCCTGTCACTTCACTTCCCTCAGCAACATCACCTCAAGTCAAAGCAGAAACATCTTTGTCATCAAATACTAGACTGGAATTGACTAGCAGACAAACATGGTTGAGAACTAGGATATGCTGCTGCAGATGAAACATGCTCATCAATCAGCATGTGTCCAAATTAAACTTAGTTGCATTAACAGTTGAGGTTGCTAGAAGTTTTGTTAGGAAAAAAAACAGCAGACACATTAATGGAGAACCAGACAGTGCTTTAACAAGCAGAACATGCTGAAGATGTTTGATACTATGTTTAGTTGTGTTAATGACTGAGGCATGCTGATATAAGTGTGTCATAAATAAGTCTGGAGGCCTTTCTGTTTAGGAACCTTCGAGTGATGTGGAGGACATGCACCAAATTTTTGATAGTTACTTCTATTTATTGATGCAGGCTATGAAGCTTGTAGGTGATGCCCTGAGTCATGACAGTGGTGAAGTGCGTGCTGCAGCATGTATATGCTTGAAAAATGTTTCTCGCTCAGTCAAGGTTTGTGATAGTAATAATAGCCAAAATTAATTCTTATTAATGGCTATTCATGTAATGATCTTTGCTGACAAACTACTTCTCAGAATCTTAGTGCAGGTCTATTTATGAATGAAAGCTTTGTTGTTCCCTTGGTTCGGCTTTTAGTTGATGATTTGACCTGTGTCCAggtaattgttttttttttttttttgcttgtgTTCTCCTATGAATCTGTTTTTGCAAACTTTGGCACCATCACTGATGCAAGGCTGCTGGCTTTCATGTCCTATATGTCGTTGAGCATTATCCTCATAGAAGTTGTGTTGATTGGTTTGAAATTGTATGTTCATGTTAGTCTGGGATGGGCATTGGTGCATTAGTAAAGTGAAGCTTAGGAGATTTTGACCTTATGACAGCAATGTTAATTATATAATGTTCTTGGTTTTAGTGACTAATAGGTCATACTAATTAGTTATTATAATGTTTAGTAGTTGAGGACCTGTGATCACGACGAGTTCTTTAAGTTTGATTGCAGATTTGTATGTTAGTGTGGGGTTAAGTGTGAGATTTGGAGAATATCTAGTTTTAGAGGAACCCCAGTTTGTCCTGATTACTAGAATGAAGTGATCCAAATGGAGCGGAATGAATATAAAAGATATATGTAGTTGATTCAAGCTAGTTTGGGATTGGAACGTGTGTTTTTGTTGTAGTAATAGAATATTAACAACTCGCACCCTCCAAGTCCTTGCTTGCAGGATTGGGAAGGTGGGATGGGGTGGGGGagtttttcttcctcttttttagACCAGTTAACATAGGAGTGCTACATGTGAGTAAGACACGCAAGAAACTCACAATTAGTTAGAATATTCTCTCGGGCACCACGATAACACTTGTAAAGTGGTGTTTAAAGCATTTAATTTGCAACTCAATGCCAACTTTGTCACAGGCTAAGCTGAAGTGTGCTCCTTAAAATTTTGAAGAGAGTTGTCAATTGTATTCAGTTAATACTTTAGAGGATCTATGAAAGCCATGTTTACTAATATTATTGTAAGATGTTATATACATGCACCTTTTTCATTGTTTTTGTTTCAACTGTTCGAAGAGATGCTGCATCTGATGACTTGAAAAGATCTTTTGCACTAGTGGCCCTAATCTTTCTTAGGTTGAGCTATTGAGAATTTCATAATATGTTCTTCAATCCTCTACTAGCAGGTTTCTGCCCTTGATGCCATCAGCAACATAGTGGTTGATTTCTTGGCGCATAAGACAATGTTTATGCAATGTGGAGGTGTGAAGCAGCTTGTTCAGCTTTCGAAGTCAATGGATTCAACTATTAGGGTAAAAGCCGTGTGTGCTTTAAGGAACCTGATATTCCTTGTGAACAACAAGTGTAAAGAGGAAATTCTATCAGAGCTCACACAGTTGACTCTGAGAAGCCTGATCTGTGGTAATTTTTCTGCTATTATCTGTTAACTGGCAAATTTATGGTTGTACAGAGAGATCTTCATTAGAAGTTAACACTTTTGGGTTGCAGATCCTGAGGCTTCTGTTCAAGAGCAAGCTCTAGCTTTGGTTCGTAATCTTGTTGATGGGCCTCTAGATTCTATCCAGCACATCTTTGCTGAGGACGCTCTTCTGCTGCATGCTGTGGGACAGCAACTGCAGAGTGCTTCAAAAGCTCAAGTCCTCATTCAGGTAAAAACTTCTGCTCTTTGTAAATGTAGATGACTCAATCCTTAAATGTATGCTTGACGACTGGAAGTAAAGGTTCTAAGCAAGCTGCTGAAAATTTTTCTGGTCATTCTGCCAGATTTTCACAATTGTTTTTTTATAAGAAAGATTTGCATAATTGTTTGTGCAGATGATGAACTGTAATGATTTGATTATTATGTGAATACTTGGGGAGGCCGATATTAAATGTGTATCTGGTTGTGATGGCGATACTGGCAAAAAGATCTGTTCCTTATGTAgtataaaataaaatagatatcACTATGGTGGAGGTGATATCTTTAGGTGGCTAAatagtttttttccttttggtGATGAGCAAAAGTTGTGCTAATGTGCATAAATCCATACCGGGGACTGTACAATTTTTATGTTGCCTTATAGGCGAAGAATTTAAGATAATCGTGCTTCCAAAAGCTTGGTTGCCCAAGTGCAGATGTGTGTTTGCTAGAGAAATGTTGTAATTGTGGATGAACTGGCTTTGAAATAGCAGTAATTGCATCAAGTTATAGATTAAGGTTGATTTGGTCTTCACGCACCTTGGCATGTATCTCTTGATGCAAAATTACAATCTCTACCATTGCTTGCTGTCAGATCATCTTTGGTTGAATATAATGCTGTAAAATAGTCACCAAAAATAGCAACAAATTGCTTATTTTGTGTGTGAGAATGAACTTCACACATAGTACTTTCTTTATGGAAGAAGAAGATTAGGCATTTCAAGCAACAAATGTTTTATTTCTCAATTCTGCTTGCACAGGTAACAATGCTAGTTTTCTTTTCTGATAGTTCCATTGCTAGTTTTCTTTATCAACAGATTACTTAACTGATGCTTTGCGAATAATGTCCAATTAATTATGGGTTCTgaacatctctctctctctctctctctctctctctagggTATGTACGTCTTTACAAATGTGGCATCTGGAAATGAAGTGCACAAGGAAGCCGTTATGCAAGAGCTCTTTCCACCGTTAGCTAATGATTCTGAATCAATTATGTTCAAGTTTTTACATAGTGATGATAGCCGGTTACGTACAGCTGCAGTTTGGACTCTAGTGAACCTTACTTCTCCAAGCAGTTCTGGTGCATCTGGCTGGGTGATGAAACTACGGAATGCCGGCATAGTTTCCCAGTTGAAAAATATGGTCAATGATCCTTGCCTTGATGTAAAGGTCAATGCAATTATTCGGATTAAACTATGTTTAGATTATTCGTTTGCTTGTCAATTAAATTTTGTTTGAACTCTTTGTGCAGCTTAGAGCGAGGACAGCTCTAGGGCAATCAATGACTTCTGGTGATGGTTCTACATGACTATTATATTTTTATCCTTAATTCAGTGGTTGGCGAAAGATTCTGGTGCAGAATGATGCTTGGGCTTCAACATGTTTTATATAATGCCATGTCTGCAACCTTTGGGACCAAGGAGAACATGGTATGCATTCATCAAGGCCGACTTAAATTTATGATTAATTAAGTCGTAGGAACATCTCTGTAACTTTATAAATAGGCATAGAGATCTGGTTTTCCATAAACAATGAGTACTATACATACCTCATGGGGCTCTATGGTTCTGCAAAGCACTTGATAGAAACTGTTAACGAACCTCCCCCTTTCTCAGTAAATGGAAGTTTATGAAAGCCTTCAAATGCATTAGATATGTTTAAATTTTAATCGAGAATTCTGAGGGGAGTGTGAAAAGATGCTGTCTTGGCATGGCAAAATGTGATTGTTAGTAATACGAGAATGGTTATAAATAATATAGATCCTTATTCTTGACCATATATTTAGTCAAGTTGGAACTAACATATTTTCTTTCTTGAGAATCacaaggaaaagaaagaagaccaTTCAAATTTGTATCTCCCTGCTTAAATCTTCAAAGTCAATACATTGTCTAGCCCAAAAACATACCGTAAATACCGTTGATTAACTCATCAAATTTCAGATATGCAAGAAATAGTAGGGTTTGCATGTAATTTTATTAAATCTGTCTTAGCAAGGGGTCTTATCCAGGAAAGCTAATTGACCAACAAAACCCACCCCCTCGTTCTGAGTGGTAGACATGGTTTGTAGGTTTTTAATCTTTGTCGGAGATATGTTTAGTTTAACCTACTAGAAAGTGACCAGAGACTGGCCaaatttgcttctgcttcaacCTCACTTCTTGTTGCAGGTTTAAGCTTTCACTCCAGCATTTTTCAAATTCAAGGCTTTTGCTTGGAGTTGCTCGATTATTGATTGTGTGGCCTATCAGGCCATATTCAACTGTATCATTCTGTGCCCCAGCCGCAATTTTGTATCTTTTTTTTCCAAGTGTAATATTGTTTATGATTGTTGCACCTGTTATCTGTACCCCCCTATAAGCCCTTTCATTTCCCGTTGTGGGGTCTGGTGCTGGGGATAAATAATTAGGTGTCATTATTGTGCCCTCCTCTCTTTTTTCCATTTTAGGGGTTTTAGTTTTAGTATTTAGGCTGCTTAAACACGAGGGATTGTGTTAATATCTATTTACCGATTTTGCTGAGAAGCGGTACTTTCTATCCTGCCACTGGTCCATATATTTTATTCTAATGTTAAGAGAATTTTTTTCCTTGATCTACCTATAGCACAAGGTATATAGTATTGAAATCCACTGTCGAGTTGAAAATTAGATTCCACTTCACCTTTTTATCTTGGCTCGAGTGTTTGTACTGAAGATGATGGCTGATTTCTGAAACTTGACGCATTATTAGCATTTAGCCATGAGCCTTCTCATATTTTTGGAGAATTGACCTCAGCTACTCCCTTTGCTGAATGCTTACAATCCGGAAAGCAGAAGTGTCTGGTTGACATGGCTATTTTAGATTGCTCTGTACTCAGCAATCAGCATCTCTTATAGTTGAATTGAGCTCTTATGCATGAAGTACAAATATATGTGGTGATGAAATGTGTGGTGATGGGCTCGGGCCAACTTTAGGCTTGGGTAGTCCATGTAAACAGGGTCCTTCCCAAGGCCGGCCTCTTATCGCTCGAGCCAAGCAATGAGCAGCCCTATGGGCAGTTGGCATCTCATTGCAACTCCGACAACAAGCATAGTTTTGTCTTAGTATTATCTA
The Nicotiana sylvestris chromosome 11, ASM39365v2, whole genome shotgun sequence DNA segment above includes these coding regions:
- the LOC104237929 gene encoding uncharacterized protein; amino-acid sequence: MPASASSAPPPPTHSRREDLIGKLSSSSTDTKLKALRDLKNQIIGNRTKKLCFLKLGAVPLITTILSSAAGTAGSACAGDIVELNDSLIIQSAAAIGSFACGFDDGVKAVLDAGAFPLLLRLISYPNDKVVDAAARSLKFIYQSKLAPRYDFLQGNNMTFIWSLLNSENENVTGLGASIITHSCQTSLEQKALSDSGVLKKLTYMLGGSVTQTDASLESVATILKGNPDVVSKFTEPENGGALETITELTKDKSARTRLLACICLIVIKNSAPSCLQSLRIKTKLILILLELLEDDHVGAEAPFALSSLIAEKEDLQLLAFEANVIDKLVNHLRRGPLQSRRLEGILIALANMCSRLERCRDRLLSLEAMKLVGDALSHDSGEVRAAACICLKNVSRSVKNLSAGLFMNESFVVPLVRLLVDDLTCVQVSALDAISNIVVDFLAHKTMFMQCGGVKQLVQLSKSMDSTIRVKAVCALRNLIFLVNNKCKEEILSELTQLTLRSLICDPEASVQEQALALVRNLVDGPLDSIQHIFAEDALLLHAVGQQLQSASKAQVLIQGMYVFTNVASGNEVHKEAVMQELFPPLANDSESIMFKFLHSDDSRLRTAAVWTLVNLTSPSSSGASGWVMKLRNAGIVSQLKNMVNDPCLDVKLRARTALGQSMTSGDGST